Part of the Sphingobacterium sp. LZ7M1 genome, GAAATCCTATACGGATGTGGACTTCGGGTCTCTGAACTTTGCAACCTCAAAATATCGAATCTCTTCCTTGATGTGGAGTTCATAAAAGTGGAAGGAAAGGGAAATAAAGAACGACTTATCCCAATAGGTCAGCAAGCGATCAAGTTCCTAAAGCTTTATTTGGACGAGATCCGTGTACATCAGGTAATCAAACCTGGCAAAGAAGATTATGTTTTCTTAAATCGCAGGGGCGCACCATTGTCCCGAGTCATGATCTATTTGATCATTAAAGACCTCGCCAATAAGATTGGTCTGAGCAAAGAGATCAGCCCCCACACCTTTCGCCATAGTTTTGCCTCCCACCTGGTTGAAGGTGGTGCAGACTTAAGGGCAGTACAGGATATGCTTGGCCATGAGAGCATTACGACTACCGAAATTTATACTCACATCGACAAAGAATACCTACAAAGTGTAATTACCCAGTTTCACCCTAGGTCATAATGCAACAAAGTTTAATTTAATTTGCAACAGCATTGCATTTAACTTATCTTTGCACTGTGATTAGATTATTGAGGTCGTATAAACAGGTAATATCATCCTTATGGATTGGCATCATGTTCCTTTCCATCAGCCTGATCGTTTTGCACCGCCATGATCATTCCCATGAAAACCAAGATGCCTGCGAAGTAAACCATAAACATCAGCACGATCATTCCCACGGAGAGGACTGTCACTATTGTTTTCTTTTCTTTCAGCAAGGCATACAGATTGAAAACCCCTTCCATTGGGAATCTAATCCGAAAGGTTTTCTATTAAATAGCATTCAAAGCATCCTAGTTTTTGAAGCTCCGATATTGGAACCCAAATCCAGCAAAAGCCTCCGGGCCCCTCCCTATGACTATTTTACCACAAACGTGTAATATATAGCATTTAATACCCTTTTTTTATAACAATACATGTTGAAATATGCATGGACTGTGCTCATCCTATTTCTAATAAATAGCGCTGTAGCTCAGGACAACTCCAATCAATATATAAAAGGTATTGTCATGGACGAGCAGGATCAGCCGATATTTGCAGCAAATATCAGTATCCAAAACTCCGACATCAGTACCTCATCCGATATCCATGGAAACTTTAAGATCAAGGTTGGCCAAGGACATCAGCATCTTACGCTAAAAGTTACGGCCTTAGGCTATGAAAACTTTGAACAACCCATCCATGTGGATAACGATACAGTACTGAAAATCAAGCTAAAAAGCTTTACCGAGAAAATCGATGCTGTACATGTTTCTGCACAGGTTGAAGAACAGCGAGCAGCCGTAAGGGCTAAGCTCGATAAGGAACAGATCGAAAAAAGCAAAGGTAAGTTAGCCGCTGAAGTCTTTTCTCAGCTATCGGGTGTTTCCATCCTTAATTCAGGCCATTCTGTGGCAAAACCGGTCATTCATGGTTTGCATTCCAACCGGATCATCCTCCTGAACAACGGAGTGAAACAGGAAGGACAGCAATGGGGAATGGAACATGCTCCAGAAATGGATCCCTTTACGGCAGATGAATTTGAAGTCATCAAAGGTGCACAGGCAGTTCGCTATGGCGCTGATGCATTGGGTGGAGTTTTGATCGCGAAAGCACAGCAAATCGACCCTAACAAATTCCAAGGCCGAGCCGATCTTATTGCCCAGTCCAATGGACGCGGTGGATCTGCCAACTTACAATTACAAGGCGGAATTAAATCCATCGAAGGCTTAGCTTGGAAACTTCAAGGTTCAGGTAAAAAACTTGGCGATAGCAGGATTCCAAATTATATATTGGGAAATACCGGCGTTGAAGAGATCAATTTCTCCGGAACGGTACAGTACCGCAAGGAAAACAATTTCTTGGAAGCATATTACAGCAGATTTTCAACTGAACTGGGGGTTTTCTATGGTGCCCATATAGGAAGTATCGAAGATATCTATGCGCGGATAGAAAATGGGGAACCATTTGAAAAATACGATTTCAGCTATAAGATCAATGCCCCTAAACAAGATGTAACCCATCAATTAGGGAAATTAAAATATCAATACAAACTGAACAGCGGACTTCAACTGGAAGCCCAATATTCTTTCCAGCAGAACCATAGGAAGGAATTTGATATGCGCAGAGCAGTTGCAGACAATATTCCCATGTCGGATATGGTATTGACCACACAACAACTCGAAGTGATGCTGAAGGCTAAATCGCATAGTTTTGGGATCGATCTAGGTAACCAGGTAAACAATAATACCGCCGGAACGGGTACCACTCCTATCATCCCTAACTTCGATAACTATTCCCTGGGCATTTTCGGGATCCATCAATTCCAATTCGACAAATGGCTATTGGAAGCAGGTTGGCGCTACGACTATCGGTATTTCGACGCAGCAGGATATCGTTATAAATATACCGATAAAGAACAGTCAGTCCCTCAGCAATATTTGTTGGAGGATACGCGAAGCTTCCATAACCTCTCTGGCTCCATTGCCGCAGCGTACAACATCAATCCTACTTGGCAATACAAAAGCAGCATTGGCCTTGCTTGGCGTGCGCCTACGGCCAACGAACTGTACAGCGATGGTGTACACCACGGTGCCGGCATCTATGAAATCGGAAACTTGGACCTCAAAGCAGAGCAAGGATTAAAATGGGTTCATTCCATTTCCCATAAATCTGAAACTTTAGCCTTGACAGCAGATGTATTTGGACAATATATCCATAACTATATCTACGCTGCGCCAAATCCAGATTCTGTGCGCCAGACCATCCGTGGTACCTTTCCAGTATTTAGTTATGGACAGGACAAAGCGCTATTCTATGGTGCAGACCTTCAATTGAAATGGAAGTTTATGCCAATCCTTCAATACACCCTGCAAGCTAGCCTAGTCCGGGCCAAGAACATCAGTACCGACACTTTCTTGCCCTATATCCCTTCAGACAGGATACAAAATGCCGTACAGTGGTATTATGCTGGTCCTGAAAAAGGATATATTAAGCTGAGCCATGAGTATGTAGCCAAACAGAATAGGTATACTGAAGGAACGGATTACGTTGCTCCTCCAGCTGCATACCAATTATTTCATGCATATATTACACATCCACTAACTATTAATAAACAACAGCTCCAACTTTCCTTGGCCGTTGAAAATCTTTTCAATACAAGCTACAAAGATTACATGGACCGTTTTAGGTACTATGCCCACCGCCCAGGAAGGAATCTTATTCTATCACTTAACTATAAATTCTAAAAAAATTACATCATGAAATCAAACATCTTTATTTTATTCATATTAGCTTCTTTCTTCACTTTCCAATCTTGTTCTAAAGATGATCCTACTCCTGAAGTAGACCAAGAAGAAGTAAGTGCAGCTACCTTGACCTTTACCGAAGTGGAAGCTGAAAAACACGATGACCATTACCACTACCATGATATCGCTAATCCTGAAATTGAAAAAGTGGAGTTTACAGGCGAGAAATTCCTTCCACCAGTTGGCGCTCATGTTCATTTGGAAGTAGGTAAATCATACCGATTCAACCTCATGGTTAAGGATTTCGCAGGTCGCGAAAGTCAGCAGACCTTCATCGACCGTGCCGATCAGCATTTTGCATTCCTTTTAGGAGCGCCAGCAGGTACCCTTGCAGCTGAATACAGCGACAAGACAGCTGATGGAAAAGCCGCTAACGTAGGTGTTACAGGTTATATCACCGTTTTGAAAGCTTCAGACAGTTTTACCTTCCGTTATTTGATGCGTCACTTAAACCCTGGCGTTAAGAATACGATCAATCCTAAAACTGACATCTTCAATCCAGATTTCAACAAATTCGGTGGTGCAAACGACCTAGACCTTAAAGTGGAATTCCACCTTGTAGCAGAAGACCACGAAGGTCATTAATATATTGAGAGGCTCAAAATCAATAGCTTGCTAAAATCAGCAGGCTATTGTTATATAAAACCCATAAAAAGTATTATTTTTGGCGAGCCGCCTTCGTAGTTCAATGGATAGAATGTTAGATTCCGGTTCTGATGATGTAGGTTCGATTCCTACCGAAGGTACTGAAAAAAGCCGCTTTGAGCGGCTTTTTTAGTGTTTAGTAGGGAGTATTAATTATTTAGACTCCTGCCAAACGAAAACTTTTCCAAATTGATAAAAATTGGAAACAGGACCTTAACCTTTATCTTTTTATATTTAGCCAATACTTGCAGCCTTAATTCTGACCTCATTCGAGACATATATTGAAAATTCGCAAAATGAGCAATAGTATTCCAATACTATTCCCGAATCATTCTCGAACATGCCTCGAATAAAACCCCTACTATATCCCCAAATTTTCAGTCAAAAAAACAGGGTTATTTTATCATTTTATGAGCAGATCCTTCTAATATTTTAAAAACAAACCTTCTCCATGGCAAGAATATTCTCCAAAAACTAGGGGTATAAAAAAAGGACCAACTTGGTCCAACATGTCTAAATACTAATTATTCTAATCAAAAACCCCTAGCGAGGCTGACATCTTTGTAGAATGTTGTAGCGTCCAAGGGATAACCCACAGCGTGGGTGAAATATTTTTCTGCAAATCTTTCTAAAGAAAATAGTTTCCTCATCTTACGATTACGGAATGACAACGATCCCTAAAAAATAAAAAATAGATTCTTCGCTGTGCTCTGAATCCCTCTCAGGAATATCCATTTCTGAACGGAAAGTGAAGAATCTGTACGAGAATGCCTCTACCTGCTGTCATTATCCATCGAAGATGGATGACCTGTTCGCCAGTTCAATCATTGTTTGTATGGTTCCGAGAACCTTCGTGCCTCAGGTTGACACCGGAAAAGGAAAGCTTTTATGCGACATTCTACCCTAGAAGGGCAGAATTATTTTAGAAATGGTATCGAACAAAAGGCTTAATGCAAAAAGATGTTCGATTAATCGAACATCTTTTTGCGCTATCTCTAGGCTAACCTGACATGTTAGCTCAAATAATGGAATCGCCATGAGGTCCTATATCAAAAATTTTAAAAGCTAATTTATGCGTTCGCTAATTTACGCTTGCTTAGTTCCAACAAAAAACCCTCAACCATTTAATGGTGAGGGAGTTTGTTCTGTGCGCCCACCTGGGCTCGAACCAGGGACCAAAAGATTATGAGTCTTCTACTCTAACCGACTGAGCTATAGGCGCAGTTTTTGTGCTGTTAAAATGGGTATAGGATACCCGTTTTGACGATGCAATTATCGATATTTGAGACGAGAAAACAAAATTTTTATATGCAAAAAGTTAAAAATGTTATTCTGGATTATGGAAATGTAATCTTTATGATTGACTTTCCTAAAGTGCGTCAAGCCTTTATGGATTTAGGGATTAAAAACGTGGATGATTTTTTTGGACATCATGGTCAGGACTCTTTGTTTGATGCTTTTGACAAAGGTGAGATTTCTGTTCCGGAGTTTCGGGATGGCGTCCGTAAAAAGGCCGATCGATACGATTTGAGCGATGAACAGATAGATACCGCATGGAATTCCTTGTTGCTTGGTGTACCAGAAGGAAAGCACGAAATCTTGGAGAATCTAAGGGACAATTACCGTACTTTCCTTTGTAGCAATAATAATGAACTGCACTATGCATATTGCATGAACCATATCCAGGAGAAATATGGCGTCCCAAGCAATGATGTGTTTTTTGAACGGACATATTATTCCCATTTAGAGGGATTACGCAAGCCCGATGCTGCGATTTTTGAACGCGTATTGGAGCAGAACAATCTAATTCCTGAAGAATCGCTGTTTGTTGATGACAGTCCGCAACATTTGGAAGGAGCCAAAAAGCTAGGTATCCAGACAGTTCTGTGCAGCGCAGAGAGGCCATTGGAGCAGATTGTTGCTGACTTGAAATTATATTAGAATTACCTTGCGTAATGTCATTGCTTTACTTATCTTTGCAGACCAAGAATTTTCACGACGGAAGGAGGTATACAAAAAAGCTATGATTATTGTAAATGTAAAAGAAGGAGAATCTCTAGATAGAGCATTAAAACGTTTCAAGAAGAAATTCGAGAAGACTGGTGTTTTAAGAGAATTACGTTCGCGTCAAGCTTATGAGAAAAAATCTGTTGCTCGTCGTATCCAAGTTAAGAAGGCTATTTATAAGCAATCTTTAAATCAAGATAATGCGTAATGATATAAAAAAAGCTGCTCAAGGGCAGCTTTTTTTTATTCTATATAGTTGAGCGTTTTCCAGCGAACATCAACTTTGATTTAACCTAAAATACTTCTGCTCCCCTGCAGGATTTAAGTCACAAATAAGCTATCCTTTTCCATTGTCACCAGAGGAATACAAGATCTCAGAGAGGGATTCAGAGTAAAACGAAGAATCTATTTTTATTTTTTTTAATGATCGTTGTCATCGTAAGATGAACAATCTATTTCAAATGATTGTGGATAGTTCCGAGACCCTTCGGGGCTGCCCTCAGGGTGACACAAAAAGGTATAGAAAAATATTTCACCCCCTCCAGGGGTTATCTAAACAAGCTTCTATCTCCTCATTCATTTCAGAAATAATTGGTTTCCTGAAATCCGGCAAATCCCAATTCCTTTAAATTTTCAGTAGCTTTGATTTTATCCTATAAAAAATATGTTAATTATCGATTCATCTTCTATTGATGCATATTTCAACATTGCGCTAGAAGAATATTTACTTTACAAATATCCTACTGAGCCTATATTTCTATTGTACATCAATGCACCTGCAATCATTGTAGGAAAGTTCCAGAACACTTTGGCAGAGATCAATCTAGAATATGTTCAGGAGAATGGTATTAAAGTGGTTCGGAGGATGTCTGGTGGAGGGGCGGTGTACCATGACTTAGGGAACCTGAATTTTTCTTTCCATACTAAGTTAATTGAAGAAGAGTTTATGGACTTCGCTAAGTTCACTCAGCCAGTACTCAACGTACTACATCAGTTTGGAATCCCTGCCCGCTTGGAAGGACGAAATGACCTATTGGTGGATGGCAAGAAGTTCAGTGGGAATGCAAAGCTTGCCAAAGCTGGTAAGATGATCCAACATGGCACCATATTGTTTGATTCGGAGATGAGTATTTTGGCGGATGCTTTGAAGATAAATCCATTAAAGTTTCAGGATAAGGCCGTAAAATCCAATCGTTCAAGGGTGATAAACCTGAAGGAATACTTACCTGAACAAGTGAGCATAGATCATATTAAACAAGCCTTAATCGATCAGATGATGATTGATGATCCTCAAGCGAGGGTTTATGAACTGACGGATGAAGACGTGAAAGCTGTAGAAAAGTTAATCGCTGAAAAGTATGGTACTTGGGATTGGAACTTTGGTTTTTCGCCCATGTATAACTTCAAGAATGCGATCAAAGTACCATCTGGATTTATAGAGCTCCATATGGATGTTTTACAGGGCGGAGTGATCAATGCGGTAAAGATCTTCGGAGATTTCTTTGCCTCTAAACCTATTGAAGAATTGGAAAACAAGCTTGTTGGAATCAATCACAATGAAAATGATATTCGGGTTTTGCTAAATTCTGTTGATCTTACATCTTATTTTGGTAAGGTGACGGTGGATGAAATCATCTCTATATTTAGGTAGATGGAATGCTAGGCTGTGGCGATGAGAATTTAAGATTCAGGTCAACACATCCCAATCTATAATCATAACAGCAAAAATATTTATATGGAAATAAAGGTAATAACGGGCAGCGTCGATGTTCATGCCAATGAAAAAAATACTGGTGGAATAAAAATAGAGGCAAAGATAAAAGCCTACATTGAGGAAAATAATATCAAGGACATAAAGAATGTGCTTCCTGTTCAGGTTCAATGGGTAAAAGATACCAATGCATATTACACCCTTTTTTATTCCGTTACATTAATAATTTAATAGAAAATATGGAGGATAAGGTATTTACATAATTTCATGTCTTGAATCCTTATAAAAAAGAAAGCCTTTCAAGGATGTCCTGAAAGGCTTTTTCTATTGTTTATGGTCTTATTTAGAGCTGTAAAACTCATTAATAAAACTTTTACTTCTTTTTCAATTTCTGCAAACGATCTTTTGCTTCAGGGATGATATCATCATCGCCTTCGTAATTTTCAATAACACTCTCCAAAGTACTTCTTGCCTGAACAGCATCCCCTTTGCGGGCATAGGTATCAGCAAGCAGGATAAAGCTCTTTGCAACCCAATAATCATTGTTATCCATGTTATTGATTACATCAAAGGCTGATTCCTGTGCTTTTGTGTATTGTTTCTTGGCATATTGTAATTCAGCTACACGGTACCTAGCTTCTGCACTGGCTGTAGCCTTACTTTTCAGTGCTGCCAGATTCAGCTCCTTCAAAGCAGACTCTGCATTCCCTTCTTTCTCATAGGCTTTGGCGCTATAGAGATGGGCGGTTGCAATTTCTGCCTCGGTTGCATTATTGTAATTCTTGATCAGTTCCACATAATTCTGCATCTGCTCATAGTCACCGATTTCATAATAACAGATCATCAGGTTGGTAATGGCATAGCCATAGTTATCCTTATAATCTGAATTGAGTTCCAGTTTTTTGAGGTGCACGATAGCTTCGTTGTATTCCTTCAGTTTCAGGTACAGTGCAGCGACAGTCATCAAGGTTTTCTCGGTGTACTGGCTTGTCCAGTCATTCAGAATGATGTTTAGGTCATGCAAGGCTTCCTCAGGTCGGTTCGTATGATATAAACTCACCCCTCTGATGTATCGCGCATGTTTCTCTTGCCTAGGTTTCGGAAATTTATCAAAATAGGCATTGATGGCTTCCACAGCTGGACCATATTGCCCTCTGTTGAATAAGGTATTACCGGCTTGAAAAGCTAGGTTATCCTGTTCTGCTGGACTCAGGTCAGTGATATTCGTACTGGTAGCATATTGGATATAACTGGTAGCATCACCTTGATCAAGATATATATTTTCTATGGATAGCAATGCTTGTGAGGCCTCACTGGTTTTAGAGTAATCCTTTACAATTTTCTGAAAGGTAGCCATTGCAGCTTCGGAATCGTCTTTATTGTATTGGACAAGCCCAATGGTCATCAATGCTCTCGGAACATAGCTACTACGAGGATATTTTTCGATCATCTTCTGCAAACCTTCGATTGCAACATCGTAATCACCTTTCACGAAATAGATATATGGGATTTCAAAGGCCACATCATCTGCATAATTGGATCCTGGGAATTTCTCCACTACTGAACGCAAAGTATTGAGCTTGGCTTCATTGTCACCCTGCAATCCTTGGATAATACCATGTTGGAACAAGGCATAATCCTGATTTGGAGCCTTTTCATCGATCAATTGATCGTAGTATTCATTGGCTTTTCCATAGTTTCGCATGGACAGATAAGAATCGCCTAATCGTGCAATCACATCAAATCGGGTGTTTTTATCCAATCCCCCTCCTTCATATGCAAGAAAGCGTTCAAAGTACTGCGCCGCCACACTATATCTGTTGATACGGAATGCTGAGTATGCCAAGGCATAATTTGCATAATTGTACACAGAGGTTTGCTTGGCAACGGGCAACTGAAGGAATTTGGTAAAGTTATCGACCGCTTCACCGTATTTACGGACCTCGTACATGGCTTCTGCCTTCCAATAGGTAGCTAATGCTGCCATTTCTTTATCAAACGGGTATTTCTCGGAACGCATGAACATGGAAATACTGTTCTCGAAGGCACGCTCATTGTAAAACTCCAACCCTCTGTAATAGGTTATCTTCTGGTAGACCCTATCGGCAACCTCTTCCCTATTGTCGAATGATTCCAACAGGTAAACAGCGACCTGAAAATTGCTGGAACCCGCCAAAACCTTAGCCATTCTTACTTCTGTAGTCTCTGAACCTTTCTCCTCTTTGTCAAGATTGTCATAGGTCATTTGAATAAATTGCTGCAGGGGAACTAAGGAGGCTTGGACAGAGTCCAGGTCATATAAGATTTTAGCGTAGTTATATAGCGCATCTGCCTTTAGATCTTCGTCGAAACTAAGTCTTGAAGCTTTATAGAAAGCGTCACGAGCGCCTTGTTTATCTCCGCTTTCTTGAGCCATATAGCCTAAGGCGATAATGGAGCTTTGATAAAATGCATCTCCCGGCTCTACTTTTTTCAGAATGGAAGTCGCTCTTTCAAATTCCTTACCCCTATAGGCAATAATACCGATCCTGTTGTTGTCAATATTGCTGCCCTTAGCATTTGGATATTTCTGCGGAAGAGGAAAGTGATATGGCTCCTTGAAACCATTCTTCTTAAAGTACATACTTGCGGCAATCTGGCGAAGTTCGACCTCTAAAGCTTTCCGGTCGATGTTCATCTCCGGACTCCTTCGCATCTTTACTGCATCGGCCAACATTGGACGGTAATCCCTAACCACCTCAATGGAATCCATATCCTGTGGTTTAGTTCTTTCCAATGGTTTGGTAGGCACCTGCTCCTTTTTCTCTTCTTGCGCATAGCCTGCAACCAGCATAACGGAAAAGGTTCCGGTAAGTATATATTTTAAGTAATTATTGCGAATCCTCTGTTTAAGTATCATTGTTCGTCCGTATTTCATAGCTTTCCCAAACATTCTTTCCTGATGGAAATAATAATGATTTATGTTCTCCCCCTAAAGTGTGATACCCAAAACTAAAAAATTCAATTCACATTCAGGGGGATTGTCAAGAAATAGGCAAACTCAATGCCAATATATTTACATTTGGAACAAAAGGAATTATTTCTCTATATAGATTAAAATCAAGAATTATTATAACAAAAATAGCCCCAACCTTCAGGTCAGGGCCATTTTATTTGACTTAATAATAACCTACTTATTGTATTTTGCTTCGAAGGCATCTGAAGCCTTGTTCACATTATTCGCAGCATCTTCAAAAGCTTTATTGATATCATCCAACAACTTAGTTTCCGTAGCTGGATCTTCAACATTGTTCTTACGGATTTCGATCAATTTAGGATAAGAATCCGTTACGATTTTCTGGTAACCTTTTAAGCCATCCACGACAGCTTTCTGAAATTCACCGTCTCCGTTAAAATCACCAAGATCTTCTACTTTCTTGATATCAGCACTTAAAGCTTTTTCCCATTCGCCACGTACGGTTTCTGCTTTGGCATAATCCGCAGAGGTCATCGCTGAGTTCATATTGGCAATATGTGACTCATTCTCATTGATCACTGTAATGATTGAATTGTTGTATTCCGCTGCATTCTTCGAGCTAGATCCACAACTTCCTAGGGTCAATGCGCCTAATACGGCTAGGCATGCAAAAGATTTTCTTATCATAATATGCTTTTTTATTTTTTTACTTGTTTTCAAATCCAATATTGAAACATACTTTCAAATTGTT contains:
- a CDS encoding HAD family phosphatase, which codes for MQKVKNVILDYGNVIFMIDFPKVRQAFMDLGIKNVDDFFGHHGQDSLFDAFDKGEISVPEFRDGVRKKADRYDLSDEQIDTAWNSLLLGVPEGKHEILENLRDNYRTFLCSNNNELHYAYCMNHIQEKYGVPSNDVFFERTYYSHLEGLRKPDAAIFERVLEQNNLIPEESLFVDDSPQHLEGAKKLGIQTVLCSAERPLEQIVADLKLY
- the xerD gene encoding site-specific tyrosine recombinase XerD, translated to MDWELTKRDFKRYLLLERGLSDNSIAAYLNDVQKLQSFAELQQIELKQFQTQHIQQFLQWINEFAVSEYTQARLLSGIKTFFGFLQIEHGFPNIPAELIESPRLSRKIPAVLSIQEIDELIAGIDLSSPEGMRNKTILEILYGCGLRVSELCNLKISNLFLDVEFIKVEGKGNKERLIPIGQQAIKFLKLYLDEIRVHQVIKPGKEDYVFLNRRGAPLSRVMIYLIIKDLANKIGLSKEISPHTFRHSFASHLVEGGADLRAVQDMLGHESITTTEIYTHIDKEYLQSVITQFHPRS
- a CDS encoding tetratricopeptide repeat protein; its protein translation is MILKQRIRNNYLKYILTGTFSVMLVAGYAQEEKKEQVPTKPLERTKPQDMDSIEVVRDYRPMLADAVKMRRSPEMNIDRKALEVELRQIAASMYFKKNGFKEPYHFPLPQKYPNAKGSNIDNNRIGIIAYRGKEFERATSILKKVEPGDAFYQSSIIALGYMAQESGDKQGARDAFYKASRLSFDEDLKADALYNYAKILYDLDSVQASLVPLQQFIQMTYDNLDKEEKGSETTEVRMAKVLAGSSNFQVAVYLLESFDNREEVADRVYQKITYYRGLEFYNERAFENSISMFMRSEKYPFDKEMAALATYWKAEAMYEVRKYGEAVDNFTKFLQLPVAKQTSVYNYANYALAYSAFRINRYSVAAQYFERFLAYEGGGLDKNTRFDVIARLGDSYLSMRNYGKANEYYDQLIDEKAPNQDYALFQHGIIQGLQGDNEAKLNTLRSVVEKFPGSNYADDVAFEIPYIYFVKGDYDVAIEGLQKMIEKYPRSSYVPRALMTIGLVQYNKDDSEAAMATFQKIVKDYSKTSEASQALLSIENIYLDQGDATSYIQYATSTNITDLSPAEQDNLAFQAGNTLFNRGQYGPAVEAINAYFDKFPKPRQEKHARYIRGVSLYHTNRPEEALHDLNIILNDWTSQYTEKTLMTVAALYLKLKEYNEAIVHLKKLELNSDYKDNYGYAITNLMICYYEIGDYEQMQNYVELIKNYNNATEAEIATAHLYSAKAYEKEGNAESALKELNLAALKSKATASAEARYRVAELQYAKKQYTKAQESAFDVINNMDNNDYWVAKSFILLADTYARKGDAVQARSTLESVIENYEGDDDIIPEAKDRLQKLKKK
- a CDS encoding lipoate--protein ligase, coding for MLIIDSSSIDAYFNIALEEYLLYKYPTEPIFLLYINAPAIIVGKFQNTLAEINLEYVQENGIKVVRRMSGGGAVYHDLGNLNFSFHTKLIEEEFMDFAKFTQPVLNVLHQFGIPARLEGRNDLLVDGKKFSGNAKLAKAGKMIQHGTILFDSEMSILADALKINPLKFQDKAVKSNRSRVINLKEYLPEQVSIDHIKQALIDQMMIDDPQARVYELTDEDVKAVEKLIAEKYGTWDWNFGFSPMYNFKNAIKVPSGFIELHMDVLQGGVINAVKIFGDFFASKPIEELENKLVGINHNENDIRVLLNSVDLTSYFGKVTVDEIISIFR
- a CDS encoding TonB-dependent receptor; its protein translation is MLKYAWTVLILFLINSAVAQDNSNQYIKGIVMDEQDQPIFAANISIQNSDISTSSDIHGNFKIKVGQGHQHLTLKVTALGYENFEQPIHVDNDTVLKIKLKSFTEKIDAVHVSAQVEEQRAAVRAKLDKEQIEKSKGKLAAEVFSQLSGVSILNSGHSVAKPVIHGLHSNRIILLNNGVKQEGQQWGMEHAPEMDPFTADEFEVIKGAQAVRYGADALGGVLIAKAQQIDPNKFQGRADLIAQSNGRGGSANLQLQGGIKSIEGLAWKLQGSGKKLGDSRIPNYILGNTGVEEINFSGTVQYRKENNFLEAYYSRFSTELGVFYGAHIGSIEDIYARIENGEPFEKYDFSYKINAPKQDVTHQLGKLKYQYKLNSGLQLEAQYSFQQNHRKEFDMRRAVADNIPMSDMVLTTQQLEVMLKAKSHSFGIDLGNQVNNNTAGTGTTPIIPNFDNYSLGIFGIHQFQFDKWLLEAGWRYDYRYFDAAGYRYKYTDKEQSVPQQYLLEDTRSFHNLSGSIAAAYNINPTWQYKSSIGLAWRAPTANELYSDGVHHGAGIYEIGNLDLKAEQGLKWVHSISHKSETLALTADVFGQYIHNYIYAAPNPDSVRQTIRGTFPVFSYGQDKALFYGADLQLKWKFMPILQYTLQASLVRAKNISTDTFLPYIPSDRIQNAVQWYYAGPEKGYIKLSHEYVAKQNRYTEGTDYVAPPAAYQLFHAYITHPLTINKQQLQLSLAVENLFNTSYKDYMDRFRYYAHRPGRNLILSLNYKF
- the rpsU gene encoding 30S ribosomal protein S21 encodes the protein MIIVNVKEGESLDRALKRFKKKFEKTGVLRELRSRQAYEKKSVARRIQVKKAIYKQSLNQDNA